The proteins below are encoded in one region of Pelotomaculum isophthalicicum JI:
- a CDS encoding type II secretion system F family protein produces MLAFIIAIVFVEAFLLILVLYNFSLKERREVEKRVTEIVGQRTPTVREYELKAPFYQRMIKPLLVKLSSHVAKMLPAEKEAMLVKKITSAGISEKIAPRELLVIKYLAAGGAAVLFWTISEIIGKNPVQVILMGCAGLGLGWLLPDFYLNRKDAARKQEIEKTLPDVLDLLTVSVEAGLGFDGALMKVVEKTKGVLSGEFTVMLQEIKMGRPRIEALRDMSRRADVDDLSTFTGSVILADQLGISIGNILRLQSEQIRLKRRQRAEEMAMKAPVKILIPMVLFIFPAIFVILLGPAVIQITNIFTK; encoded by the coding sequence TTGCTAGCATTTATTATCGCTATTGTTTTTGTGGAAGCATTTCTGCTCATACTGGTCTTGTATAACTTCTCTTTAAAAGAACGCCGGGAGGTGGAAAAAAGAGTAACAGAAATAGTTGGCCAACGAACTCCCACCGTACGGGAGTATGAGTTAAAGGCACCCTTTTATCAAAGGATGATAAAACCATTACTGGTTAAGTTATCCTCTCATGTGGCAAAGATGCTGCCTGCCGAAAAAGAAGCTATGCTTGTCAAAAAAATAACAAGTGCGGGTATCAGTGAAAAAATCGCGCCGCGTGAGCTTCTGGTAATCAAGTATTTAGCAGCCGGCGGTGCTGCCGTATTATTCTGGACGATCAGCGAAATCATTGGCAAAAACCCGGTTCAAGTAATTTTAATGGGATGTGCCGGTCTTGGGCTTGGGTGGCTTTTACCGGATTTTTATTTAAACAGAAAGGATGCGGCACGTAAGCAGGAAATAGAAAAAACCCTTCCTGACGTTCTGGATCTGCTTACTGTCAGTGTGGAAGCCGGTCTCGGTTTCGACGGGGCGCTAATGAAGGTGGTTGAAAAAACTAAGGGGGTGCTTTCCGGGGAATTTACCGTAATGCTCCAAGAAATTAAAATGGGCAGGCCTAGAATTGAAGCGCTGCGGGATATGTCCAGACGTGCGGATGTAGACGACCTGTCGACCTTTACCGGTTCAGTGATCCTGGCGGACCAGTTAGGAATCAGCATAGGCAATATTTTACGCTTACAATCCGAGCAAATACGCTTGAAGCGCCGCCAGCGCGCCGAGGAAATGGCTATGAAAGCCCCGGTAAAGATATTAATTCCCATGGTATTGTTTATCTTCCCGGCAATATTCGTTATCCTGTTGGGACCAGCGGTGATACAGATTACTAATATTTTTACTAAATAA
- a CDS encoding FmdB family zinc ribbon protein — MPIFEYKCGECEKVFEVLQLAGQEKGIKCPDCGGSNLKKLISAPFLPSSVGRPANDDLGRCCNGNPGEKGCAAAGSCCGQELQ, encoded by the coding sequence ATGCCGATATTTGAGTACAAGTGCGGTGAATGTGAAAAAGTATTTGAGGTTCTCCAACTGGCCGGTCAGGAAAAGGGAATCAAGTGCCCTGATTGTGGCGGTTCCAATTTAAAGAAGCTCATCTCGGCTCCTTTTCTTCCTAGTTCTGTCGGGAGACCGGCTAATGATGATTTGGGAAGGTGCTGCAACGGCAATCCCGGTGAAAAAGGGTGCGCGGCTGCCGGTTCCTGCTGCGGACAGGAACTTCAATAA
- a CDS encoding TIGR04076 family protein: MYKYKIIATIVEIRGDGVCSYGHKVGDSFEFSAISPAGLCQFAYDSLRSAVAALLYGGQFPWADNSDVTTWACPDPERPVIFELRRVPV; the protein is encoded by the coding sequence ATGTACAAATATAAGATAATCGCGACTATTGTTGAAATACGGGGTGACGGTGTGTGCTCATACGGACATAAGGTAGGCGATAGCTTTGAGTTCTCGGCGATATCTCCGGCCGGGCTGTGCCAGTTTGCCTACGATTCGTTGCGTTCCGCTGTTGCCGCGCTGCTTTATGGCGGTCAGTTCCCCTGGGCTGACAACAGTGATGTCACTACCTGGGCATGTCCCGATCCGGAAAGGCCGGTAATTTTTGAACTGAGGAGGGTGCCGGTTTAA
- a CDS encoding patatin-like phospholipase family protein, translated as MTMRADAVFEGGGIKAFGILGALTEAERRGYTWVNVAGTSAGAIVASLVAAGYSANEIRTLINSLDFGMLKDKYWLNRIPLIGPALSLWFENGLYAGNYLENWVRKKLDAKGVRTFKDLVIKEYENDPKFRYKLVIIATDVTRRKLLKLPHDIKEYNIDPDNLEVSKAVRMSSGLPFFYKPYTLPYTSPGKQTISSFIIDGGVLSNFPVWIFDSDETPPWPTFGFKIVESEEPLFPRVNNPFDLIKAIVSTMLEAHDLIHELDPRSRVRTISIPSIGIKTTDFEMSSQLKEKLYRVGVQAAVNFFEGWDFETIRTLYFKKD; from the coding sequence ATGACGATGCGCGCTGACGCTGTTTTCGAGGGCGGCGGAATTAAAGCGTTCGGCATACTCGGCGCCCTTACCGAAGCTGAACGCAGGGGTTATACCTGGGTAAACGTGGCCGGCACTTCCGCCGGCGCAATTGTCGCCTCTTTAGTGGCAGCGGGTTATTCCGCCAATGAAATAAGAACATTGATCAACAGCCTTGATTTCGGCATGTTAAAAGACAAGTACTGGCTGAACCGCATTCCCTTGATCGGGCCGGCGCTGAGTTTGTGGTTTGAAAACGGGCTGTACGCAGGTAATTACCTGGAAAATTGGGTCAGGAAAAAGCTTGACGCCAAAGGGGTCCGCACATTTAAAGATTTGGTCATAAAGGAGTATGAAAACGATCCCAAATTCCGCTACAAGTTGGTAATTATAGCTACCGACGTCACCAGGCGCAAGCTGTTAAAATTACCCCATGACATTAAAGAATATAATATAGATCCTGATAATCTGGAAGTCAGCAAGGCAGTAAGGATGAGTTCCGGTTTACCTTTCTTTTACAAACCATACACACTGCCATACACCAGCCCCGGCAAACAAACCATATCAAGCTTCATTATTGACGGAGGCGTGTTGAGCAACTTTCCGGTATGGATTTTTGACAGCGACGAGACTCCTCCCTGGCCTACTTTCGGTTTCAAAATTGTTGAGTCTGAAGAACCTTTATTCCCACGGGTGAACAACCCATTTGATCTGATCAAAGCTATTGTATCGACCATGCTGGAAGCGCATGATCTAATCCACGAACTAGATCCCAGAAGCCGTGTCCGGACAATATCTATTCCGTCTATTGGGATAAAAACTACTGATTTTGAAATGAGTTCGCAACTCAAGGAAAAACTTTACCGGGTTGGAGTTCAAGCCGCTGTAAACTTCTTTGAAGGCTGGGATTTTGAGACAATCAGGACGCTTTACTTTAAAAAAGACTAA
- a CDS encoding type II secretion system F family protein, which yields MNLSTIACLTFLAVFLSFLGVQQLKAKEQEIVAVRINRVFGARMRSVLDGVKKKNGKSRSGRKVLELAGKLFTARKITEKVNAELTKADIPLKGEEFLGLTLLLSLGGGLLFTLLTGGNLMIGLLTASLGGYLPHFVLRAAKTRRFSKFNNQIGDALIIMANSLRSGFSFLQAMDMVRNELPDPIAKEFGIALQEMNWGTPTEEALLNMAARVNSDDLELVVTAVLIQRQVGGNLAEVLDNIANTIRERIRIKGEIKTLTAQGRISGLIIGLLPILLTVVIYFLNPAYIKPLFVSKTGLTMVSFAVLAQILGLSLIKKIIQIPV from the coding sequence TTGAACCTTTCAACTATAGCGTGTCTTACCTTTCTCGCCGTTTTTTTGTCTTTCCTCGGTGTTCAACAGTTAAAAGCAAAGGAGCAGGAAATCGTAGCAGTACGAATCAACCGGGTATTTGGCGCCAGGATGCGCAGCGTGTTAGACGGGGTAAAAAAGAAAAACGGTAAATCCAGGTCCGGCCGCAAGGTTCTGGAGTTGGCAGGCAAGCTCTTTACCGCCCGCAAAATAACGGAAAAAGTAAACGCCGAGCTGACAAAAGCTGATATACCCTTGAAAGGTGAAGAGTTTTTAGGCCTGACGCTGCTCTTGTCCCTTGGCGGCGGTCTGTTATTCACCCTGCTTACCGGCGGCAACCTGATGATTGGGCTTTTAACGGCATCATTAGGGGGTTATTTACCACACTTCGTATTGCGCGCGGCAAAGACAAGAAGGTTCAGTAAGTTCAACAACCAGATTGGAGATGCCCTGATCATTATGGCAAACTCCCTGCGCTCAGGATTTAGTTTTCTGCAGGCAATGGACATGGTGCGTAACGAATTACCCGATCCAATCGCCAAAGAATTCGGTATTGCGCTTCAGGAAATGAACTGGGGCACTCCCACCGAAGAAGCCCTTCTCAATATGGCCGCGCGGGTTAACAGTGATGACCTTGAACTGGTTGTAACCGCTGTTTTGATTCAGCGCCAGGTCGGGGGCAATCTGGCGGAGGTGCTTGACAATATCGCCAACACAATCAGGGAGAGAATCCGGATCAAAGGGGAAATTAAAACCCTTACCGCCCAGGGCAGGATTTCAGGCCTGATTATCGGGCTTCTCCCAATACTCTTGACTGTTGTAATTTACTTTTTAAATCCTGCTTATATTAAGCCGCTGTTTGTCAGCAAAACCGGCCTGACGATGGTTTCCTTCGCAGTTCTGGCACAAATCCTCGGGCTTAGTTTAATCAAAAAAATTATACAAATTCCGGTTTAG
- a CDS encoding LysM peptidoglycan-binding domain-containing protein, with translation MIFVFRLLVGFLLLLGVYAVPAIADAAVHDVLPGESLYSISLDYGISLDSLKEANGIQDSLIYPGQQLNIPESNYSGEGSYYTVREGDSLYSISQMFGVGYQNIMQANGLRDTMIYAGMVLAIPGAGATVKKSVSGVSRGSNFRRPSLADVDLLARLITAEADGEPYAGKVAVGAVVLNRLNSDCFPKSIEDVIYQYNDGTYQFEPVMNGWIDNPASFQSIQAAKDALSGVDPTNGALYFFAGNKVNNNWLWSRPVSTVIGNVVFTY, from the coding sequence TTGATTTTTGTTTTTCGTCTCTTGGTAGGTTTTTTATTATTGTTGGGGGTGTATGCAGTACCGGCTATCGCTGATGCCGCTGTTCACGATGTTTTGCCCGGGGAAAGTCTTTATTCTATCAGTTTGGATTACGGTATCTCGTTAGATTCCCTGAAGGAAGCCAATGGAATCCAGGACTCTCTTATTTACCCGGGGCAGCAGCTTAATATCCCGGAAAGCAACTATAGTGGTGAAGGCTCTTATTACACCGTCAGGGAGGGAGACAGCCTTTATTCGATTAGCCAGATGTTTGGTGTGGGCTATCAGAATATTATGCAGGCCAATGGCCTGAGAGACACCATGATCTACGCGGGCATGGTTCTGGCAATTCCCGGGGCTGGCGCTACTGTGAAAAAATCTGTTTCCGGGGTGAGCCGGGGAAGCAATTTCCGGAGGCCGTCACTCGCTGATGTTGACCTTTTGGCCCGTTTAATTACGGCTGAGGCGGACGGTGAACCGTATGCGGGGAAGGTGGCGGTTGGCGCTGTTGTTTTGAACCGGTTAAACAGCGATTGTTTTCCAAAATCTATTGAAGATGTTATCTATCAATACAATGATGGTACCTACCAGTTCGAGCCGGTCATGAACGGATGGATCGACAACCCCGCAAGTTTTCAATCCATCCAGGCGGCAAAGGATGCGTTGAGCGGGGTGGACCCGACCAACGGGGCGCTTTATTTCTTTGCCGGAAATAAGGTCAATAATAACTGGCTGTGGTCCAGACCTGTGAGCACGGTTATTGGAAATGTTGTTTTTACTTATTAA
- a CDS encoding redox-sensing transcriptional repressor Rex has product MKTLKVPEATITRLSVYSRFLEYLDQRGIVTVSSGEIAQGVGVSPAQVRKDLAYFGEFGTRGVGYNVKDLMRYVLKVLGLDELWPLVLVGAGNLGFALCTYKGFNDRGFSIVGVFDNNPDKIGKKIADLEVYHLDRMAEIIALHNVKVGIITVPSHAAQEVTDLMVKNGLQAILNYAPVVLNAPENIEIRNVDMSTRLEILTFNLSKKDYNPVT; this is encoded by the coding sequence GTGAAGACACTTAAGGTGCCGGAAGCAACTATAACAAGATTATCTGTATATTCAAGGTTTTTGGAATATTTAGATCAAAGGGGCATAGTAACCGTTTCGTCGGGGGAAATAGCCCAAGGTGTAGGTGTGAGTCCCGCTCAAGTACGGAAGGATCTGGCGTACTTCGGCGAATTCGGGACGCGTGGAGTGGGTTACAACGTCAAAGACCTGATGCGTTACGTTTTAAAGGTTCTCGGTCTTGACGAACTCTGGCCCCTTGTGCTGGTGGGCGCCGGGAATCTTGGTTTTGCCCTTTGTACGTATAAAGGTTTCAATGATCGTGGTTTCTCAATAGTCGGTGTGTTTGACAACAACCCTGACAAGATAGGTAAAAAAATTGCCGATCTTGAAGTCTATCATCTTGACAGAATGGCAGAGATAATCGCCTTGCACAACGTTAAAGTGGGCATTATCACAGTACCGTCCCACGCTGCGCAGGAAGTAACTGATTTAATGGTGAAAAACGGGTTGCAGGCTATATTAAATTATGCGCCGGTTGTGCTTAATGCCCCGGAAAATATTGAGATACGGAATGTCGATATGTCAACAAGGCTTGAGATCCTTACTTTTAATCTAAGTAAAAAAGATTACAACCCGGTTACATAA
- a CDS encoding DUF192 domain-containing protein produces the protein MQLVNLSNGTVLADRVWLADNFKKRLKGLIGNPGLKHGEALILSPCKSIHTCFMSFNIDVIFASKEMTILHTIENIGPFRFSPLITRSHMVIELPVGHLAATGSKAGHQLQLTFKEAVL, from the coding sequence GTGCAACTGGTTAATTTAAGCAATGGAACTGTCCTAGCCGATCGCGTTTGGCTGGCGGACAATTTTAAAAAACGCTTGAAAGGACTGATCGGCAACCCTGGTTTAAAACATGGAGAAGCTTTAATCCTTTCACCATGCAAATCGATCCACACGTGTTTTATGTCTTTTAACATCGACGTTATTTTTGCAAGTAAAGAAATGACTATTTTGCATACCATAGAAAACATTGGCCCGTTCAGGTTTTCCCCGTTAATCACCCGTTCTCACATGGTGATTGAACTACCGGTGGGGCACCTTGCAGCCACTGGCTCCAAAGCGGGACACCAACTGCAACTAACATTCAAGGAGGCGGTATTATGA
- a CDS encoding 5' nucleotidase, NT5C type, with protein sequence MRVGVDIDGVLADSLPLWVRELNRYFNKNKQVEEIHLYNIIQTFEITATELKAFIEQKGRFLMSAACPVKGAAHYLSMIKKYHHICIVTARREAYKQETQAWLRRHGMLYDELVLLGSYKKDETCLEKGLDVMVEDTLEVGLELSAAGIPVILMDAPYNRGNLPGLIYRKHSWFEIYRALVIESQQLMTSCNNKFDLTDCK encoded by the coding sequence ATGCGAGTCGGGGTAGATATTGACGGCGTTTTGGCAGACAGCCTGCCTTTATGGGTTCGGGAACTTAATCGTTATTTTAATAAAAACAAGCAGGTTGAAGAGATTCATCTGTATAATATTATTCAGACTTTTGAGATCACAGCAACTGAATTAAAAGCGTTTATTGAACAAAAGGGCCGGTTTTTAATGTCCGCCGCCTGCCCTGTAAAAGGCGCCGCGCATTATCTGAGTATGATCAAAAAATATCATCATATTTGTATCGTTACGGCTCGAAGAGAAGCGTATAAACAGGAAACACAGGCTTGGCTGCGGCGGCATGGTATGCTTTACGATGAGTTAGTGCTCCTCGGAAGTTACAAGAAAGATGAAACTTGCCTGGAAAAAGGGCTGGATGTAATGGTAGAGGACACGCTTGAGGTTGGCCTGGAGTTAAGCGCGGCGGGAATACCGGTCATATTGATGGACGCTCCATACAACCGGGGGAATTTACCGGGACTAATTTACCGCAAACACTCATGGTTTGAAATATACAGGGCTCTGGTGATAGAATCACAGCAGTTGATGACTTCGTGTAATAATAAATTTGATCTGACAGATTGCAAGTGA
- a CDS encoding methyl-accepting chemotaxis protein — protein sequence MKLIEATGSLIHRLRLSVMTKIAIALSLLVTFLIAAVGATVFLRDYAMFNKELQDKGWNIVNSALQFSGSYLQAGNTESLNNLVKTVSTYQDISYAMVMDTGGKIIAHTDDKQTGGKLNDEVTRNALAAKTNVMEIRKNEYGKPLIMDFYAPINTSTGTVGYFRLGIDMSGLTKHVNNTILSILLICLAAIAAGISLAGLISKRILKKPLRDLTAATEKLATGDFSYKVPVHYQDELGDLATSFNTMSIHLANLIQSVKSSAFDINNSAEQILGRLQTSDRANNRLSHTFDLLKQNTEEQVAILKQSIGLYEQLSGQSKQAMDSILQILHEVNQTARLGENGASAISKIAVNITESSRSLMDARNLLKHLEVKSNKFSKTIDYFSNLLDKNNAFTLQVALQAARSGNSELTQAAEELHGISEDSLKQIKQMSRELAEVQNSWLAAESALGENTKRLADGQESVKEAGETLDQVLQSLLQSKEIIEEIAAAAQRQSASIADIRQGQSGIIDELLKSINKSSGAGSDAKLQTESLHDIDSLAKKLMRMVDRLNVLSLQFKI from the coding sequence ATGAAACTAATAGAAGCAACCGGATCACTTATTCATAGGCTAAGACTGTCGGTTATGACTAAAATAGCAATAGCCTTAAGCCTGCTGGTTACGTTTTTAATAGCTGCGGTAGGAGCTACAGTCTTTTTGCGGGACTATGCAATGTTTAATAAGGAACTCCAGGACAAAGGATGGAATATCGTTAATAGCGCGCTTCAATTCTCCGGAAGCTATCTACAGGCCGGCAATACCGAATCTCTCAATAACCTGGTTAAAACAGTAAGCACATATCAAGACATCAGCTATGCGATGGTCATGGATACCGGGGGTAAAATTATCGCTCATACCGACGATAAACAAACCGGCGGCAAGTTAAATGACGAAGTAACCAGGAATGCTTTGGCCGCAAAAACAAATGTCATGGAGATACGTAAAAATGAATACGGCAAACCGTTGATAATGGACTTCTACGCTCCGATTAACACATCGACCGGCACTGTGGGCTATTTCCGCTTGGGTATCGATATGTCAGGTCTAACCAAGCATGTAAATAACACAATTCTTAGTATTCTCCTGATATGCCTGGCTGCGATTGCAGCAGGTATTTCACTGGCCGGGCTTATTAGTAAACGTATCCTGAAAAAGCCGCTGAGAGACCTGACTGCGGCGACTGAAAAATTAGCGACCGGTGATTTTTCTTATAAAGTACCGGTCCATTACCAAGACGAACTCGGGGATCTGGCAACTTCATTTAACACCATGAGCATACACCTGGCCAATCTGATTCAATCAGTTAAGTCAAGCGCTTTCGATATCAACAATTCAGCCGAGCAAATCCTCGGGCGGCTTCAAACCTCCGACCGCGCCAATAACAGGCTGTCTCACACTTTTGATTTACTAAAACAAAACACGGAAGAACAAGTAGCTATACTAAAACAATCGATTGGTCTTTATGAACAACTTTCCGGACAGTCCAAACAAGCTATGGACAGCATTCTCCAAATCCTTCATGAAGTGAACCAAACAGCCCGGCTTGGAGAAAATGGAGCTTCCGCAATTTCTAAAATTGCCGTAAACATTACAGAATCAAGCCGGTCACTGATGGATGCCCGGAATTTGTTGAAACATCTGGAAGTTAAAAGCAACAAATTCAGTAAAACAATAGATTACTTTTCCAATTTACTTGATAAAAATAACGCCTTTACATTACAGGTGGCTCTTCAGGCCGCGCGTTCCGGCAACAGTGAATTAACCCAGGCCGCGGAGGAATTGCACGGAATTTCTGAAGACTCGCTAAAACAGATTAAACAAATGTCCCGGGAACTGGCGGAAGTGCAGAATAGCTGGTTAGCGGCGGAAAGCGCGCTGGGCGAAAATACAAAAAGGCTGGCGGACGGGCAAGAATCCGTGAAGGAAGCCGGTGAAACGCTGGATCAGGTTCTACAATCACTATTACAGAGCAAAGAGATCATTGAAGAGATCGCAGCAGCAGCTCAAAGGCAATCCGCAAGCATAGCGGACATCAGGCAAGGCCAGAGCGGGATTATAGACGAACTTCTTAAATCAATCAATAAAAGTTCAGGCGCCGGCAGCGACGCCAAACTCCAAACAGAAAGCCTGCACGATATAGATTCTTTGGCCAAAAAACTGATGCGCATGGTGGACCGGCTCAATGTTCTTTCCCTGCAGTTCAAAATTTAA
- a CDS encoding CpaF family protein, which translates to MSLLARLEKQKTSKPEGGKQGDQQPLKPKDPYEQLKMNIHKKIIEELKEIDKDNDNGNNPDALAVKIEETVLAILDKEEESIPRLDRMRIAKEISDDAIAYGPITPLLNDPEITEVMVNGPSKVYVEKKGRIELTDVFFRNNNHIMHVIERIVTPLGRRIDESMPMVDARLPDGSRVNAIIPPLALNGPTITIRKFFKDPLTIDDLVRFGTLTPQIAEFLEACVKARLNIVVSGGTGSGKTTTLNILSSFIPDSERIVTIEDAAELQLRQEHLITLESRPPNIEGKGSITIRDLVRNALRMRPDRIVVGEVRSGEALDMLQAMNTGHDGSLTTGHANSPRDMLSRLETMVLMAGMELPVKAIREQISSAINLIIQQSRMRDGSRKITHITEVQGMEGDVIVLQDVYVFKQESIGPDGALKGKYIATGIRPKFLEQLEAYGIVLPFETFNPSIL; encoded by the coding sequence ATGTCACTATTGGCCAGATTGGAAAAGCAAAAAACATCCAAGCCGGAAGGTGGAAAACAAGGAGATCAGCAGCCCTTAAAACCGAAAGATCCTTATGAGCAGCTTAAAATGAACATTCATAAAAAGATTATCGAAGAATTAAAAGAAATAGATAAGGATAATGACAATGGAAATAACCCGGACGCGCTGGCGGTAAAAATTGAGGAGACAGTTCTGGCCATCTTAGATAAAGAAGAAGAAAGCATCCCCCGTCTGGACCGGATGCGCATCGCCAAAGAAATATCCGACGACGCTATTGCTTACGGGCCAATCACCCCTCTTTTGAACGATCCCGAAATAACCGAGGTAATGGTCAACGGTCCAAGCAAGGTTTACGTTGAAAAAAAAGGAAGGATTGAACTTACTGATGTTTTCTTCCGCAATAATAATCACATCATGCATGTGATTGAAAGAATTGTGACCCCCCTGGGCAGACGCATAGATGAAAGCATGCCGATGGTTGACGCCCGCTTGCCGGATGGTTCAAGAGTTAACGCGATCATCCCCCCCCTGGCTTTGAACGGCCCGACCATTACCATCCGGAAATTTTTTAAGGATCCTCTTACTATTGACGATCTGGTCCGATTCGGCACCCTGACCCCTCAAATCGCCGAATTCCTGGAAGCTTGTGTCAAGGCAAGACTCAATATAGTGGTTTCGGGGGGGACAGGCAGCGGCAAAACCACTACTCTCAACATCCTTTCATCGTTCATTCCGGATAGTGAAAGAATTGTAACGATTGAAGACGCGGCAGAACTTCAGTTGAGGCAGGAGCACTTGATTACCCTGGAAAGCCGCCCGCCCAATATTGAAGGAAAAGGTTCCATCACCATCCGGGATCTGGTGCGGAACGCCCTGCGGATGCGCCCGGACCGGATAGTGGTAGGCGAGGTGCGCAGCGGAGAAGCGTTGGACATGCTCCAGGCAATGAATACCGGCCATGACGGCTCACTCACCACAGGCCACGCCAATTCGCCCAGGGATATGCTTTCCCGGCTGGAAACCATGGTTTTAATGGCCGGCATGGAACTGCCGGTTAAAGCCATCCGGGAACAGATCTCTTCCGCCATAAATCTGATTATTCAACAAAGCCGCATGCGGGATGGATCACGGAAAATCACCCATATTACCGAAGTCCAGGGGATGGAAGGGGATGTCATCGTCCTTCAGGACGTTTACGTTTTTAAACAAGAGAGCATTGGCCCCGACGGCGCGCTCAAGGGCAAGTATATCGCAACCGGGATCAGGCCCAAGTTCCTTGAGCAGTTGGAGGCTTATGGCATCGTCCTGCCTTTTGAAACATTCAACCCATCTATACTTTAA
- a CDS encoding secondary thiamine-phosphate synthase enzyme YjbQ has translation MQSIEVYSKERTQMVDITAKVEQIIKGIGIKEGICYLYTPHTTAGLTINENADPTVTADILAELNKLIPFSDGYRHSEGNSAAHIKSSLTGASLLLFVSGGRLLLGTWQGVYFCEFDGPRQRKVLVKVVEG, from the coding sequence ATTCAAAGTATAGAGGTTTATTCCAAAGAGAGAACACAAATGGTAGATATTACTGCAAAAGTTGAACAAATTATTAAGGGCATTGGGATCAAAGAAGGCATCTGCTATCTCTACACGCCGCATACTACCGCCGGACTTACAATAAATGAAAATGCCGACCCTACTGTGACGGCCGACATTCTAGCAGAATTAAATAAATTAATCCCTTTTTCCGATGGTTACAGGCACAGCGAGGGTAATTCGGCGGCGCATATAAAGTCATCTCTAACCGGCGCTTCACTGTTATTGTTCGTAAGCGGGGGGAGGCTGCTTCTGGGTACCTGGCAGGGTGTTTATTTTTGTGAATTTGACGGTCCGAGGCAAAGGAAAGTGTTGGTTAAAGTTGTCGAAGGATAA
- a CDS encoding tetratricopeptide repeat protein: protein MSDAIRLYYRGEIFESEKILKSIIKEDPENINALVRYATVLEELGKDEKAGEIYLRLAALYQKETCYEECLGVLEKASSKLPQAELAPLKGTCLYRLGRYEDALSCFTASTKTIQNLFYTGKIYFALNQYDNALKIFREIMSLANNNNDTFQAFYWVGKSLYASGNFSEAISCFESYLSIYQGETHVFLDLAICYLNSDRLAEAENNILKYKELDGNINLANLYLGIVNYRKGNHKQAVEYLGETSLSEQSLHWRGLAYYELGMYEDALACFSEATKIVSKPLYFKMMGSSHLKLGNYFEAKICFERALNDDPSDEELGKLIAITGHYLAKGELI from the coding sequence ATGTCTGACGCAATCAGACTGTATTACCGCGGGGAAATATTTGAGTCTGAAAAAATATTAAAATCAATTATAAAGGAAGATCCTGAAAATATTAACGCCTTAGTCAGGTATGCTACCGTCCTGGAGGAACTTGGGAAGGATGAAAAGGCCGGGGAGATCTACCTGAGGCTTGCCGCCCTCTATCAGAAAGAGACTTGCTATGAGGAATGTCTGGGAGTATTGGAAAAAGCTTCGTCCAAACTCCCGCAGGCTGAACTGGCGCCGTTAAAGGGTACATGCCTTTATCGTTTGGGCCGTTATGAGGATGCCTTAAGTTGTTTTACGGCCTCTACTAAAACAATCCAAAATTTATTTTATACCGGTAAGATTTATTTTGCTTTAAATCAATATGACAACGCATTAAAAATATTCCGTGAAATAATGTCCTTGGCAAACAACAACAACGATACTTTTCAGGCCTTTTATTGGGTGGGAAAATCTTTGTATGCTTCAGGAAACTTCAGTGAAGCGATTTCATGCTTTGAGAGTTATCTTTCCATTTATCAAGGTGAAACGCATGTTTTTCTCGATCTTGCTATTTGCTACCTTAATTCTGATCGTTTGGCAGAGGCTGAAAATAACATCCTTAAATATAAAGAACTAGACGGTAACATTAATTTAGCCAACTTGTATTTAGGTATTGTGAATTACCGCAAGGGGAATCACAAACAAGCAGTTGAATACCTGGGTGAAACATCATTAAGCGAGCAGTCCTTACATTGGAGAGGTCTTGCATATTATGAGCTTGGTATGTATGAAGATGCCCTGGCATGTTTTTCGGAAGCGACAAAAATAGTATCCAAACCACTCTATTTTAAAATGATGGGGAGTTCACACTTAAAACTGGGCAATTATTTTGAAGCGAAAATTTGTTTCGAAAGAGCCTTAAATGATGATCCCTCAGATGAGGAACTAGGTAAGCTGATTGCAATTACCGGGCATTACTTGGCGAAAGGTGAACTTATTTGA